A portion of the Thermosediminibacter oceani DSM 16646 genome contains these proteins:
- a CDS encoding 5'-nucleotidase C-terminal domain-containing protein, with the protein MGRPVSKLLAFLISFCLLASSMAFPLQAAAQTQEVKITILATSDLHGNIYPFDYFTLKDSNVGLAKISTLVKKVRGENPNTLLLDNGDTIQGTPLVYYFTKVEPDKPHPMIKVMNAMGYDAMVVGNHEIQDFGYDWLEKVKNQANFPILAANLYLPDGQPAYTPYVIKEIAGVKVGILGLTSKNLPNWTTKQKLGPLTVKDAVEEAKKWVPQLRDKVDLLVVSAHMGFEVDLKTGASNGTAYENQAYALTKEVPGIDVLITGHSHMDIPPQLVNGVLVVQPYRWGSKLARLDITLLKTDNGWQIKEKMGEDLAVDGVEADPEVMALAGDYHEAALAYVNSTIGEAAGDFHGTYSRLKDTAIMDLIHKVQLKVTGADLSMAAMLPADPPTLKKGPLTVRDIYSLYIYENTLLKLEVTGKLIKEALEWSATYYNTYDFGAGSSPLINPDKRHYNFDTIQGVEYIMDISRPPGQRIRNLTYKGKPVRDDQKFTIAVNSYRASGGGGYTMFKDAPVLFQTTEEIRNLIIEYIKEQKVIYPETDNNWRLLPDHITHWAKEDVDRLVRNKALTGFSDGTFALEQPITRAQYAVLVARAYGIEPVKAPASRFKDVPGGHWASGYIETLAQKGLVNGKQAGLFAPEAPLTREEAAVILARIMGAAGTAKKENALAGFTDAWSVSPWAREALAFALEKGLLRGYPGGTLNPKKEVTRGEVAALVARGRYPVVTILHLNDLHGYITERLDNNNKPFGGMARVATVVAETRKQNPWTLMVDSGDHIQGAPIANFFYGSNVIEAYNAIQLDLATFGNHEFDWGRETIKNRMNEAKYDYICANLNDSKSGQLFTGKGYVVKEVGPVAIGFTGLITPELPTLVNPKGIEGLKVLDPVAAAGETVAALKKNGSVYNIVLSHMGVEEDKKLAQKVEGIDLIIGGHSHTRLDQPVEVSGVKIVQTGQHGENLGRIDLEFAVDRNGAKLLNMKYRLIPIDESIKPDEKIKNLIKPYEEELNAKMDEVIGEALVDLVGEREKVRTGETNLGNFIADWMRTALGADIAITNAGGIRASIAKGPIRVRDIYSVLPFDNLLVLVELTGSQVIEALENAYSKYPLADGRFAQISGIKVTIDPSKEPGQRVTEVLVNGVPIDPQAKYKVATNDFLYNGGDGYEVFKNGKFLGWSTGEWMRDELIRYLRQYPQVNPAVEGRIIIPKQQSRMLPAINNRAA; encoded by the coding sequence ATGGGTAGACCGGTCAGCAAATTACTAGCTTTTTTGATAAGTTTTTGTTTGCTGGCGAGTTCCATGGCATTTCCCCTGCAGGCCGCAGCTCAAACGCAAGAGGTAAAAATAACCATCCTGGCTACATCCGATCTGCACGGCAACATCTATCCGTTCGATTATTTCACTCTAAAAGATAGCAACGTTGGCCTCGCAAAAATAAGCACTCTAGTCAAAAAAGTTCGTGGTGAAAACCCCAATACCCTTTTGCTGGACAACGGTGATACCATTCAAGGAACGCCCCTCGTCTATTATTTTACCAAGGTTGAACCGGACAAACCCCATCCGATGATAAAGGTAATGAACGCTATGGGCTATGACGCCATGGTAGTTGGAAATCATGAGATTCAGGATTTCGGATACGATTGGCTGGAAAAAGTAAAGAATCAGGCCAATTTTCCCATCCTAGCAGCCAACTTATATCTACCCGACGGGCAGCCGGCCTATACCCCTTACGTAATTAAAGAAATAGCCGGCGTTAAAGTGGGCATATTGGGACTTACCAGCAAAAATCTGCCTAACTGGACTACCAAGCAAAAGCTAGGGCCCCTTACCGTTAAAGATGCGGTAGAAGAGGCTAAAAAGTGGGTACCCCAGTTGCGGGATAAGGTTGACCTATTGGTCGTTTCGGCCCATATGGGTTTTGAGGTGGATTTGAAGACAGGAGCCAGCAACGGCACCGCTTACGAAAATCAGGCTTATGCTCTGACTAAGGAAGTGCCCGGCATTGATGTTCTGATTACCGGCCACTCCCATATGGATATTCCACCTCAGCTGGTCAATGGTGTGCTGGTAGTCCAGCCCTACCGCTGGGGGAGCAAACTGGCGCGGCTTGATATTACCCTGCTTAAGACCGACAATGGTTGGCAGATAAAAGAAAAAATGGGAGAAGACCTGGCAGTTGACGGTGTGGAGGCCGATCCCGAAGTAATGGCTTTGGCCGGGGATTATCATGAGGCGGCATTAGCTTATGTAAACAGCACTATCGGAGAAGCGGCTGGCGATTTTCACGGCACCTATTCCCGCCTGAAAGATACCGCTATTATGGATCTCATTCATAAAGTCCAGTTAAAAGTTACCGGGGCCGACCTTTCCATGGCTGCCATGCTGCCTGCCGATCCGCCGACTTTGAAGAAAGGGCCTCTGACCGTTCGAGATATCTATTCCCTCTATATTTACGAAAATACCCTTCTAAAATTAGAGGTCACGGGCAAGCTGATAAAAGAAGCTCTTGAATGGTCCGCCACCTATTACAATACTTACGACTTCGGCGCCGGATCTTCCCCATTGATCAATCCCGACAAGCGCCATTACAACTTTGACACCATTCAGGGCGTGGAATATATCATGGATATCTCCAGGCCTCCGGGACAGCGGATCCGGAATCTTACCTACAAAGGCAAGCCGGTGCGCGACGACCAAAAATTTACTATAGCCGTAAACAGCTATCGGGCTTCCGGTGGCGGCGGATACACCATGTTTAAAGATGCGCCGGTACTTTTCCAGACCACGGAAGAGATCCGCAACCTGATAATTGAATACATAAAGGAACAAAAGGTTATCTACCCCGAAACGGACAACAACTGGCGGCTTTTACCCGATCACATTACCCATTGGGCTAAAGAAGATGTAGACCGCCTTGTACGCAACAAGGCCCTAACGGGCTTTTCCGACGGCACCTTTGCACTTGAGCAGCCCATTACCAGGGCCCAGTATGCAGTCCTTGTGGCGAGGGCTTATGGTATAGAGCCGGTAAAAGCGCCTGCTTCCCGGTTTAAGGATGTCCCCGGAGGACACTGGGCATCGGGCTATATAGAAACTTTAGCGCAAAAAGGTCTGGTCAACGGTAAACAAGCTGGTCTTTTTGCACCGGAAGCACCCCTCACCAGGGAAGAAGCTGCAGTTATCCTGGCTAGAATAATGGGGGCAGCCGGTACGGCTAAAAAGGAGAACGCTCTAGCCGGCTTTACCGATGCTTGGTCCGTCAGCCCCTGGGCTAGGGAAGCTTTGGCCTTTGCCCTGGAGAAAGGATTGCTAAGGGGTTACCCCGGCGGCACATTAAATCCGAAAAAAGAAGTAACCCGGGGCGAGGTAGCCGCCCTGGTAGCCAGAGGCCGGTATCCCGTGGTTACCATCCTGCACCTCAACGACCTTCATGGGTATATTACCGAGCGGCTGGATAACAACAATAAGCCCTTTGGCGGTATGGCCCGGGTGGCGACGGTGGTAGCCGAGACCAGGAAGCAAAACCCATGGACTTTGATGGTTGACAGCGGTGACCACATCCAGGGCGCACCTATTGCCAATTTCTTCTACGGGAGCAACGTAATTGAAGCTTACAACGCCATTCAGCTGGATTTGGCCACTTTTGGCAACCATGAGTTCGACTGGGGCCGAGAAACTATTAAAAACAGAATGAATGAAGCCAAATACGACTACATCTGCGCTAACCTTAATGACAGTAAAAGCGGCCAGCTTTTTACCGGCAAAGGTTATGTAGTAAAAGAGGTAGGTCCTGTTGCCATTGGCTTTACCGGCCTTATCACTCCTGAATTGCCCACCCTTGTTAATCCTAAAGGGATCGAAGGATTGAAGGTTTTAGACCCGGTCGCCGCTGCCGGTGAAACTGTTGCAGCGTTGAAAAAGAACGGATCCGTTTATAATATCGTTCTCTCCCACATGGGGGTTGAGGAGGACAAGAAACTGGCCCAGAAGGTTGAAGGCATCGATCTCATTATAGGTGGGCACTCTCACACCAGGCTGGATCAACCCGTTGAGGTATCAGGGGTAAAAATCGTCCAGACCGGCCAGCACGGCGAGAACCTGGGCAGGATCGACCTTGAATTTGCCGTAGACCGCAACGGAGCCAAGCTTCTAAACATGAAGTACAGGCTCATACCCATTGATGAAAGCATAAAACCGGACGAAAAAATCAAAAACCTGATAAAACCCTATGAAGAAGAACTAAATGCTAAGATGGACGAGGTTATAGGCGAAGCGCTGGTTGACCTGGTAGGAGAACGGGAAAAGGTAAGAACAGGTGAAACCAACCTGGGTAACTTCATCGCCGATTGGATGCGGACTGCGCTGGGTGCCGATATAGCTATAACCAATGCTGGTGGAATTAGAGCCAGTATTGCAAAAGGGCCCATCAGGGTTAGGGATATCTATTCCGTATTGCCTTTTGATAACTTGCTGGTATTGGTTGAACTTACCGGCAGCCAGGTAATTGAGGCTCTGGAAAACGCCTATTCCAAGTATCCCTTGGCCGATGGCCGTTTTGCCCAGATCTCCGGCATTAAAGTCACAATCGATCCCAGCAAAGAACCCGGCCAGCGGGTTACCGAAGTTTTGGTCAATGGTGTGCCCATTGACCCGCAGGCCAAATATAAGGTTGCCACTAATGACTTCCTCTATAACGGTGGCGACGGTTATGAAGTTTTCAAGAATGGGAAATTCCTTGGCTGGTCTACCGGTGAGTGGATGCGCGATGAACTCATCCGGTATCTGCGCCAGTATCCGCAAGTCAATCCGGCTGTGGAAGGGCGGATTATTATACCGAAGCAGCAAAGCAGAATGCTTCCCGCTATTAATAACAGGGCTGCCTGA
- a CDS encoding copper amine oxidase N-terminal domain-containing protein, producing the protein MARLSKIFREAEQNSQFVRLYFLERKFLKEVLPVRKKWLWNLLIVVLLITSLPGSVMADQPIAVTLNSEQLHFDVLPILENSRVLVPLRAIFETLGATVDWNGTTGTVTAAKGNSIVTLTVGENMAYKNGARVELDVPTKIVNGRTLVPVRFVSEALGERVYWIPKTSTVLIFSQDILTYNLNKLAQMVEQTKNQNLEEARKLVINNNGLWRYLLLTKEDWIAKSNILQYETTDLHNIWFPEGEALRFLARFVNRPYSLDQSPYEQTGSPIIDVVTFIDLSGEKPSLVWLAYLGKANEKIITFKDDTIDLTLKSYMEKWHGADWGYRVVNGTKPDLLGVKLQGYRPGPGYWFPINN; encoded by the coding sequence TTGGCGAGGTTGTCAAAGATTTTTCGGGAAGCGGAACAAAATAGTCAATTTGTGCGTCTGTACTTTTTGGAAAGGAAATTTTTGAAAGAGGTTTTGCCAGTGAGGAAAAAGTGGCTATGGAATCTTTTGATTGTAGTACTTCTGATAACCAGTTTGCCAGGTAGTGTTATGGCAGATCAACCAATTGCTGTGACTCTTAATAGTGAGCAACTCCACTTTGATGTCTTACCGATTCTTGAGAACAGTCGGGTGCTAGTACCACTTCGAGCTATCTTTGAGACTTTAGGGGCAACTGTAGATTGGAACGGTACTACAGGCACAGTAACGGCAGCTAAAGGTAATAGTATCGTCACATTAACGGTTGGTGAAAACATGGCTTATAAGAATGGTGCCAGGGTCGAACTTGACGTTCCGACTAAAATAGTAAATGGGAGAACATTGGTCCCAGTTAGATTTGTTTCGGAGGCGTTGGGGGAAAGGGTTTATTGGATTCCTAAAACAAGTACTGTGCTTATTTTTAGCCAAGACATCCTAACTTACAATCTAAATAAATTGGCCCAGATGGTAGAGCAGACAAAAAATCAAAACTTGGAAGAAGCAAGGAAATTGGTTATAAATAACAATGGATTGTGGCGTTATCTGCTATTAACGAAGGAGGACTGGATAGCAAAAAGCAATATACTCCAGTATGAGACTACGGATCTGCATAACATTTGGTTCCCCGAGGGGGAAGCTTTGCGCTTCTTGGCCCGTTTCGTGAATCGACCTTATAGTCTTGACCAGTCTCCTTACGAGCAAACGGGCTCCCCAATTATAGATGTGGTGACGTTCATAGACCTCTCGGGAGAGAAGCCTTCGCTCGTTTGGCTCGCTTATCTTGGGAAAGCAAATGAAAAAATTATTACTTTTAAAGATGACACTATCGATTTGACTTTGAAGTCGTACATGGAAAAGTGGCACGGAGCAGACTGGGGATACAGAGTAGTTAATGGGACAAAACCTGATTTGCTTGGGGTTAAACTGCAGGGATATAGGCCCGGACCTGGATATTGGTTCCCAATTAACAATTAA
- a CDS encoding coiled-coil domain-containing protein, whose translation MTKTELLKKLIDKFEQLESVEDLDNIDQFLDGFLGELETAGDAQISSFDLAVIALLLNRKFGLKEIKKEIKDIEKKLDDKDFGLKEIKKEIKHIEKKLDDDKFGLKEIKKEIKDIEDKLDSKDFGLEEIKKEVKEIEKKLDDDKFGLKEIKKEIKDIEDKLDNKDFGLKEIKKEIKDIEDKLDSKDFGLKEIKKEIKDIEDKLDNKDFGLKEIKKEIKDIEEKLDRKDFIFEK comes from the coding sequence ATGACAAAAACTGAACTGTTAAAAAAGCTAATAGATAAATTTGAACAACTGGAGTCCGTTGAAGACCTTGATAATATAGATCAATTTCTTGACGGATTCCTCGGTGAACTAGAAACCGCCGGAGACGCTCAAATTTCTAGCTTCGATTTAGCGGTAATCGCCCTGCTATTGAACAGAAAGTTCGGCCTGAAGGAAATAAAGAAGGAGATTAAAGATATAGAGAAAAAGCTGGATGACAAAGACTTCGGCTTAAAAGAAATTAAGAAAGAAATAAAGCATATAGAGAAAAAACTCGATGATGATAAATTCGGCCTAAAGGAAATTAAGAAGGAGATAAAAGATATCGAAGATAAACTTGACAGCAAAGACTTCGGCTTAGAAGAAATTAAGAAAGAAGTAAAGGAAATAGAGAAAAAGCTCGATGATGACAAATTCGGCTTAAAAGAAATTAAGAAGGAGATAAAAGATATCGAAGATAAACTTGACAACAAGGATTTTGGATTAAAGGAAATAAAGAAGGAGATAAAAGATATCGAAGACAAACTTGACAGCAAGGATTTCGGCCTAAAGGAAATAAAGAAGGAAATAAAAGATATCGAAGACAAACTCGACAACAAGGATTTTGGCCTGAAAGAAATTAAGAAAGAGATAAAAGATATTGAAGAAAAACTTGACCGCAAGGATTTCATCTTTGAGAAATAA